From the Accumulibacter sp. genome, one window contains:
- the xrtA gene encoding exosortase A, with translation MIARETSSATAAIDPAWRLAGPALFLVLLMILALFRETVLDMASIWWRSDTYAHGMIVPPIALWLVWRLRAGLTALTPRPSYLALLLLAAAGFGWLLGQVAAVNALTQFALVAMLILAVPAVVGWQVARWLAFPLLFLFFAVPFGDFTQPKLMEWTADATVAGLRLSGIPVYREGQHLVIPSGNWAVVEACSGVRYLIASITVGTLYAYLTYRSLWRRLLFVLVSIIVPVLANWGRAYMIVMLGHLSGNKLAVGVDHLVYGWLFFGIVILAMFWIGARWREDEVLPPQASVDVPALGSRASLAALLTAGVATVLVAGLWPLALWQLDHATGRELRSLAPLGSIAGWQRSDAVSPYDWQPRFAGADAREQAVFAHDGHRVGLFVAYYRNQDQQRKLVSSTNVLVASDDPVWARVAGGVKEISFDGQPVRVRTAELRGLESSRLLVWQWYWINGRWTSSDAIAKAYTALSRLTGQGDDSAVVILFTQQDRPGSGEATLGDFAAVAGGEIGSALRQTASGR, from the coding sequence ATGATTGCCCGCGAAACAAGTTCCGCCACCGCCGCGATCGACCCTGCCTGGCGGCTGGCCGGGCCCGCCCTGTTCCTGGTTCTGCTGATGATTCTGGCGCTCTTTCGGGAGACGGTGCTGGACATGGCGAGCATCTGGTGGCGCTCCGACACCTATGCGCATGGAATGATCGTGCCGCCCATCGCGTTGTGGCTGGTCTGGCGTCTTCGGGCGGGGCTCACCGCGCTGACTCCACGTCCGAGCTACCTCGCCCTCTTGCTGCTGGCAGCGGCCGGTTTTGGCTGGTTGCTGGGGCAGGTGGCCGCGGTCAACGCCCTCACGCAGTTCGCCCTGGTCGCCATGCTGATCCTGGCAGTACCGGCGGTGGTCGGCTGGCAGGTCGCGCGCTGGCTTGCGTTTCCGCTGCTGTTCCTCTTCTTCGCCGTTCCCTTCGGTGATTTCACCCAACCAAAGCTCATGGAGTGGACGGCGGATGCGACGGTTGCCGGTCTGCGGCTCAGCGGCATCCCGGTCTACCGCGAGGGACAGCATCTGGTGATTCCGAGCGGCAATTGGGCGGTGGTCGAGGCCTGCAGTGGCGTGCGCTACCTCATCGCCTCGATCACGGTCGGCACGCTGTACGCCTATCTCACCTATCGATCGCTCTGGCGACGACTGCTGTTCGTCCTCGTCTCGATCATCGTGCCGGTTCTTGCCAACTGGGGACGGGCCTACATGATCGTCATGCTGGGCCACCTTTCCGGCAACAAGCTGGCAGTCGGCGTCGACCACCTGGTCTATGGCTGGCTGTTCTTCGGCATCGTCATTCTCGCGATGTTCTGGATTGGCGCGCGCTGGCGCGAGGATGAGGTACTGCCACCACAGGCGTCGGTCGACGTACCGGCGCTGGGTTCGCGTGCGTCACTGGCTGCGTTGCTGACGGCAGGAGTGGCAACCGTGCTGGTGGCGGGACTGTGGCCCTTGGCACTGTGGCAACTCGACCACGCCACAGGTCGCGAACTGAGGAGCCTGGCGCCACTCGGCTCTATCGCCGGCTGGCAGAGGAGCGACGCAGTCAGCCCGTATGACTGGCAGCCGCGGTTTGCCGGCGCCGACGCGCGCGAGCAGGCCGTGTTCGCGCACGATGGCCACCGCGTCGGCCTCTTCGTGGCCTACTACCGCAACCAGGATCAGCAGCGCAAGCTGGTCAGCTCGACCAATGTCCTGGTGGCGAGCGACGATCCGGTATGGGCAAGGGTTGCGGGCGGCGTCAAGGAGATTTCCTTCGACGGGCAGCCAGTCAGAGTCCGTACCGCCGAACTGCGTGGCCTCGAAAGCTCGCGCCTGCTGGTGTGGCAATGGTACTGGATCAATGGTCGCTGGACTTCCAGTGACGCCATCGCCAAAGCCTACACGGCGCTGTCGCGCCTCACTGGCCAAGGGGACGACTCCGCCGTGGTCATCCTGTTTACGCAGCAGGATCGACCTGGGTCAGGCGAGGCGACGCTGGGCGATTTCGCCGCAGTCGCCGGAGGGGAGATCGGAAGCGCTTTGCGGCAGACGGCGAGCGGGCGCTGA
- a CDS encoding FemAB family XrtA/PEP-CTERM system-associated protein translates to MKMGGDDVSEVAAATAPLVVRRLQLGDVAAVARWEAFVEECPQATFFHRAGWQRVIADVFRHPTYFLYAERAGRFEAVLPLAHVKSLLFGNALVSLPFAVYGGVAAGSQQAAQILEEEAQALARRLGVDHLELRNVQQRHPEWPQQNLYVRFRRTIAPELEANMLAIPRKQRAMVRKGMKSGLRSEIDSDSRRFFALYADNVHRHGTPALPRRYFDRLLQVFAGHCDIMTVVDAAGRPVSSVLSFYFRDEVLPYYAGDEPSARHLAANDFKYWELLRRACERGLKVFDYGRSKRDTGSYSFKKNWGFEPEPLFYEYCLYRREAVPQNNPANTKYRLLINTWQRLPIGLANWLGPFIVRNLG, encoded by the coding sequence ATGAAGATGGGCGGCGACGACGTCTCGGAGGTTGCCGCGGCGACGGCTCCGCTCGTGGTCAGGCGCCTGCAGCTGGGCGACGTGGCCGCGGTCGCTCGTTGGGAAGCGTTCGTCGAAGAGTGTCCGCAAGCGACCTTCTTTCATCGTGCGGGTTGGCAGCGAGTCATCGCTGACGTCTTCCGCCATCCGACGTACTTTCTCTATGCCGAACGGGCAGGGCGTTTCGAGGCGGTCCTGCCGCTGGCCCACGTCAAGAGCCTGCTTTTCGGCAACGCACTGGTGTCGCTGCCCTTCGCCGTGTACGGAGGGGTCGCTGCCGGCAGCCAGCAGGCTGCCCAGATTCTCGAAGAGGAGGCGCAAGCCCTGGCGCGACGCCTCGGTGTCGACCACCTGGAACTGCGAAACGTGCAGCAGCGTCATCCGGAATGGCCGCAGCAGAACCTCTACGTCAGGTTTCGGCGAACCATCGCACCGGAACTGGAAGCCAACATGCTGGCGATTCCACGCAAGCAGCGCGCGATGGTGCGCAAGGGAATGAAGAGCGGTCTGCGCAGCGAAATCGATTCCGATAGCCGGCGCTTCTTTGCGCTCTACGCGGACAACGTCCACCGCCATGGCACGCCCGCCTTGCCCCGGCGCTACTTCGATCGGTTGCTGCAGGTCTTCGCTGGCCACTGCGACATCATGACCGTGGTCGATGCAGCCGGACGCCCGGTGAGCAGTGTTCTCAGCTTCTACTTCCGTGACGAGGTCCTGCCCTATTACGCGGGCGACGAGCCGTCGGCGCGTCATCTGGCAGCCAACGACTTCAAGTACTGGGAGTTGTTGCGTCGTGCCTGTGAGCGTGGCCTGAAGGTTTTTGACTACGGACGGAGCAAGCGGGATACGGGCTCGTACTCGTTCAAGAAGAACTGGGGATTCGAGCCAGAGCCGCTGTTCTATGAGTACTGCCTTTATCGTCGCGAGGCGGTGCCGCAGAACAACCCGGCGAACACCAAGTACCGCCTGTTGATCAACACCTGGCAGCGGCTGCCCATTGGTCTGGCGAACTGGCTCGGGCCGTTCATCGTCAGGAATCTCGGCTGA
- a CDS encoding XrtA system polysaccharide deacetylase, producing MPVRPITNALTIDVEDYFQVSALAPYIPRHEWPQRPCRVERNVERILLMLDESRVRATFFTLGWIAERYPQLVKRIAAAGHEVASHGFGHERASDLSRAAFAADIWRAKLLLEDISGQRIRGYRAPSFSIGADNLWAFECLAEAGHQYSSSIYPIRHDHYGMPDAPRFAHRVQHGLLELPVTTARFLDRNWPASGGGYFRLLPYALSRWLLRQVNLHDGQPAIFYFHPWEIDAAQPRIPGLSFKTRFRHYVNLQHTEGRLRRLLADFRWGRMDEVFLGAGSGGATA from the coding sequence ATGCCGGTCCGGCCGATCACCAACGCCCTGACGATCGATGTCGAGGACTACTTCCAGGTATCCGCCCTGGCCCCGTACATCCCGCGGCACGAGTGGCCGCAGCGCCCCTGCCGGGTGGAACGGAACGTCGAGCGGATTTTGCTGATGCTCGACGAGAGCCGGGTCCGGGCGACCTTCTTCACCCTCGGCTGGATCGCCGAGCGCTATCCACAACTGGTGAAGCGAATCGCTGCTGCCGGGCACGAAGTCGCCAGCCACGGCTTCGGTCACGAGCGCGCCAGTGATCTCAGCCGGGCCGCGTTTGCCGCCGACATCTGGCGGGCCAAGCTGCTTCTCGAGGATATTTCGGGCCAGCGGATCAGGGGCTACCGGGCGCCGAGCTTTTCGATCGGGGCGGACAACCTTTGGGCATTCGAGTGCCTGGCCGAGGCCGGCCATCAGTACAGTTCAAGCATCTATCCGATCCGCCACGATCACTACGGCATGCCGGATGCGCCGCGTTTCGCGCATCGCGTGCAGCACGGCCTGCTCGAGCTGCCGGTGACGACCGCCCGGTTCCTGGATCGCAACTGGCCGGCCAGTGGCGGCGGCTACTTCCGGCTGCTGCCCTACGCGTTGTCGCGCTGGCTGTTGCGGCAGGTAAACCTGCACGATGGGCAGCCGGCGATCTTCTACTTCCATCCGTGGGAGATCGACGCCGCGCAACCTCGCATCCCGGGACTCAGCTTCAAGACGCGTTTTCGCCACTACGTGAACCTGCAGCATACCGAAGGTCGGTTGCGACGGCTACTGGCCGACTTTCGCTGGGGTCGCATGGACGAGGTCTTCCTCGGCGCCGGCAGTGGCGGAGCGACTGCATGA
- the wecB gene encoding non-hydrolyzing UDP-N-acetylglucosamine 2-epimerase, whose protein sequence is MVDETWPVGLGPVVCIVGARPNFMKMAPILRAFAAHRPQLPSLLVHTGQHYDRDMNDRLFDDLRLPRPDINLEVGSGTHAVQTADVMRRFEPVLDAQRPACVLVVGDVNSTLACALVCAKKDVAVVHVEAGLRSHDRRMPEEINRLLTDQIADRLYTTERGAHRNLEREGVAAERVCFVGNVMIDSLRANSECAPPVTTTLQLAGVDARIVDGAPGYGVVTLHRPSNVDRPESLRPLLRVLREVSERLPLIFAMHPRTRANIDRFGLQDVLRSPRIVILPPQGYLEMLGLLKGATLVLSDSGGLQEESTALGVPCLTVRENTERPITVDEGTNTLVGSNPDAIRAGVDEILRGTGKSGRIPEFWDGRAAERIAADLAAWLLARHQRQVSL, encoded by the coding sequence GTGGTCGATGAAACATGGCCTGTGGGTCTCGGACCGGTAGTCTGCATTGTCGGGGCGCGGCCGAATTTCATGAAGATGGCACCGATTCTGCGTGCATTCGCAGCCCATCGCCCACAACTGCCCTCGTTGCTCGTCCACACCGGGCAGCATTACGATCGCGACATGAACGATCGGCTGTTCGACGATCTGCGGCTGCCGCGGCCTGATATCAATCTGGAAGTCGGCTCCGGCACGCATGCGGTGCAGACGGCCGACGTGATGCGTCGCTTCGAGCCGGTGCTCGACGCACAGAGGCCGGCGTGTGTGCTCGTTGTCGGCGACGTCAACTCGACCCTCGCCTGTGCCCTCGTCTGCGCCAAGAAGGATGTGGCCGTGGTGCACGTCGAGGCCGGCCTGCGCAGCCACGATCGCCGCATGCCGGAAGAGATCAACCGGCTCCTGACCGACCAGATCGCCGACCGGCTCTACACCACCGAGCGTGGTGCGCACCGGAATCTCGAACGCGAAGGGGTGGCGGCAGAGCGCGTGTGCTTCGTCGGCAACGTCATGATCGACTCCCTGCGGGCGAACAGCGAGTGTGCACCACCCGTCACGACGACGCTGCAACTGGCAGGTGTGGACGCACGGATTGTTGATGGTGCGCCTGGTTACGGCGTCGTGACGCTGCATCGACCGTCGAACGTCGATCGGCCAGAGTCGCTGCGACCGCTGTTGCGCGTCTTGCGCGAGGTTTCGGAGCGGCTGCCGCTGATCTTCGCCATGCACCCGCGAACGCGCGCCAACATCGATCGTTTTGGCCTGCAGGATGTGCTGCGCAGCCCGCGCATCGTGATCCTGCCCCCACAAGGCTATCTGGAGATGCTCGGTCTGCTCAAGGGGGCCACGCTCGTTCTCTCGGATTCCGGTGGCCTGCAGGAGGAAAGCACGGCCCTTGGCGTGCCGTGCCTGACGGTGCGTGAGAACACCGAGCGACCGATCACCGTCGACGAGGGAACCAATACGCTGGTGGGCAGCAACCCTGACGCGATTCGCGCCGGCGTCGACGAGATCCTGCGCGGAACCGGCAAGAGCGGCCGGATCCCGGAGTTCTGGGATGGCCGGGCGGCCGAGAGGATCGCCGCCGACCTTGCCGCATGGCTACTGGCGCGGCACCAGCGGCAGGTTTCGCTCTAG
- a CDS encoding XrtA/PEP-CTERM system-associated ATPase, which translates to MYESFYGLSSKPFQLNPDPSFYFASKQHRRAMAYLEYGLNQNEGFIVVTGEVGAGKTTIVRGLLNELDSEKVVAAQLVSTQLDAEDTLRMVAAAFGVGGRNLGKSETLLALEAFLVDVTRQGKRCLLIVDEAQNLTARAVEELRMLSNFQFGTQALLQSFLIGQPEFRKIMQSPQMQQLRQRVIAACHIGPMDQDETQAYIEHRLKCAGSKGSPRFDAGAFEAVFEASGGVPRRINAHCDRLLLAGFLNGKSEFVRGDVEEVARELREETQAGSTVAVAGSSDAAQPAAHPQLTDSSILDIDLSRVALDRNTADEAARVIADLKSGQSEQRLIRIERSMFRLERNNAAILSLLQQLVEAVRVKQ; encoded by the coding sequence ATGTACGAATCATTCTATGGCTTGAGCAGCAAGCCGTTCCAGCTCAACCCGGACCCTTCGTTCTATTTCGCCAGCAAGCAGCACCGACGTGCGATGGCCTATCTGGAGTATGGCCTCAATCAAAACGAAGGATTCATCGTCGTCACGGGAGAGGTGGGCGCTGGCAAGACGACGATCGTTCGCGGCTTGCTGAATGAGCTCGATTCAGAGAAGGTGGTCGCCGCACAGCTGGTGAGCACGCAGCTTGACGCCGAGGACACTCTGCGCATGGTGGCGGCTGCCTTTGGTGTCGGTGGCAGAAACCTGGGAAAGTCGGAGACTCTGCTGGCCCTCGAGGCGTTTCTGGTCGATGTCACTCGCCAGGGCAAACGCTGCCTGCTGATCGTCGATGAGGCACAGAACCTGACTGCGCGCGCGGTTGAGGAACTGCGCATGCTGTCGAATTTCCAGTTTGGTACCCAGGCCCTGCTGCAGAGCTTCTTGATTGGCCAGCCGGAGTTTCGCAAGATCATGCAGAGTCCGCAGATGCAGCAGCTGCGGCAACGCGTGATCGCCGCCTGCCATATCGGCCCAATGGACCAGGACGAGACACAGGCCTACATCGAACATCGTCTGAAGTGTGCCGGCTCGAAGGGGTCGCCACGCTTCGATGCCGGCGCTTTTGAAGCCGTTTTCGAAGCCAGTGGTGGCGTTCCGCGACGGATCAATGCCCACTGTGACCGCTTGTTGCTTGCCGGCTTCCTGAACGGCAAGAGCGAGTTCGTCCGTGGCGACGTCGAAGAGGTTGCGCGTGAACTGCGCGAGGAGACGCAGGCGGGCTCGACCGTGGCGGTGGCCGGGAGCAGTGACGCCGCGCAACCGGCGGCACATCCGCAGCTGACCGACAGCAGCATCCTCGATATCGACCTGTCGCGCGTTGCCCTCGATCGAAACACTGCCGACGAGGCTGCACGCGTCATCGCCGATCTGAAGAGCGGCCAGTCGGAGCAGCGTCTGATTCGCATCGAGCGCAGCATGTTCCGCCTTGAGCGGAACAACGCAGCCATCCTGTCGCTGCTGCAACAACTGGTCGAGGCGGTCAGGGTCAAGCAATGA
- a CDS encoding TIGR03016 family PEP-CTERM system-associated outer membrane protein produces the protein MPVPLACILVVLALPAHAENWTITPSIAIGGTLTNNLYLTPTNRTSDLVTSITPGISIDGRGARANLRLSYGITQNIYARESSENNRQQSLVAAGTLEAVEDWLFVDASSTISQQYISAFGPVAPSDVNINRNRTETFYYSLSPYIRGRLFSSADYLLRYTVSGTNPDSSAVSNTTTSQWLGRINGNTRWSALSWSIDYSSNSANYDVGRDREDTRYGLTLAYRFNPELQVSAIFGRERTNLVSLQEETNNDSGFGLLWTPSPRTKLDARMTRRFFGNGYNVAFSHRMPLSAFNYSASRDVSYQPAGVTNTGQGSNYDAFYAIVAANNPGLAPEAIRTQVSQILQGRGVPVDGSVVNGYLTNRPSLQTTQQVSYALLGVRNTLTFNATESQQQPLGVISGLTDDYSLANEVTQRGYGVIWGHQLTGLSSLSLSLNQQRSLAKGTGAVDSKTTGAYLLYTTSLGPRTSANVGARHVISDGGVNADYTESALTASLSHNF, from the coding sequence ATGCCCGTGCCGCTGGCCTGCATACTGGTCGTGCTGGCGCTGCCGGCGCACGCGGAGAACTGGACCATCACGCCGAGCATCGCGATCGGCGGTACGCTGACCAACAACCTGTATCTGACACCGACGAACCGTACCAGCGACCTGGTGACCTCGATCACGCCGGGTATTTCGATCGACGGCCGGGGGGCACGAGCCAATCTTCGACTGAGCTACGGGATCACGCAGAACATCTATGCGCGCGAGTCTTCTGAGAACAATCGGCAGCAAAGTCTCGTTGCTGCAGGGACGCTGGAGGCGGTCGAGGACTGGCTGTTCGTCGACGCCAGTTCAACGATCTCGCAGCAGTACATCTCCGCTTTCGGTCCGGTCGCCCCGTCCGACGTCAACATCAACCGGAACCGTACCGAGACCTTCTATTACTCACTTTCGCCGTACATCCGGGGCCGTCTGTTTTCATCCGCCGACTACCTGCTGCGCTACACGGTCAGCGGGACCAATCCCGACTCGTCGGCGGTGTCCAACACGACGACGAGTCAGTGGCTGGGGCGCATCAACGGCAATACACGCTGGAGCGCGCTCAGCTGGTCGATCGACTACAGCAGCAACAGCGCCAACTACGATGTTGGCCGCGACCGTGAGGACACACGCTACGGTCTGACGCTGGCGTACCGTTTCAATCCGGAACTGCAGGTTTCGGCGATCTTTGGGCGCGAAAGGACGAATCTCGTCAGCCTGCAGGAGGAGACGAACAACGACTCCGGATTCGGTCTGCTGTGGACACCAAGCCCGCGGACGAAGCTGGATGCCCGCATGACGCGACGGTTCTTCGGCAACGGGTACAACGTTGCCTTCAGTCATCGCATGCCGCTGTCCGCCTTCAACTATTCTGCCAGCCGGGATGTTTCCTATCAGCCGGCCGGGGTGACCAACACCGGCCAGGGCAGCAACTACGATGCCTTCTACGCCATCGTCGCGGCGAACAATCCGGGTCTCGCTCCAGAAGCGATCAGGACGCAGGTCAGCCAGATCCTGCAGGGCAGGGGCGTGCCGGTGGATGGGTCGGTGGTCAATGGCTATCTGACCAACCGGCCCAGCCTGCAGACCACGCAGCAGGTTTCCTATGCGCTTCTCGGCGTGCGCAACACGCTGACGTTCAACGCGACGGAGAGCCAGCAGCAGCCCCTGGGTGTGATCAGTGGCCTGACCGATGACTATTCGCTGGCCAACGAAGTGACCCAGCGCGGCTATGGCGTGATCTGGGGGCACCAGCTCACCGGGTTGTCGTCGCTGTCGCTGTCCCTCAATCAGCAGCGCAGCCTGGCGAAAGGCACGGGCGCGGTGGACTCGAAAACGACCGGGGCCTATCTCCTGTACACCACCTCGCTCGGTCCGAGGACGAGCGCCAACGTCGGTGCGCGGCACGTCATCTCGGATGGCGGTGTGAACGCGGACTATACGGAAAGTGCCCTGACTGCCTCGCTCTCGCACAACTTCTGA
- a CDS encoding XrtA-associated tyrosine autokinase: MSLIEQAAKRLEQLRKAGVSVHGPTSDDDQRPTDAGAETRVPNAAASLEAGPSAPVVSAAAATRGAAPVAVAATAPPPAPAPVSRRVEIDLQALAARGLMSPDAPRSQLADQFRVVKRPLIANAMGRGVAPVKRGNLIMVTSALSGEGKSFTAINLAISIAMELDNTVMLVDADVPKPSVLKMLGVEPARGLLDVLTDQSVELSQVLLRTNVEKLSILPSGTQHARATELLASAAMAQMLDEMASRYPDRIIIFDSPPLLMTTESRVLASHMGQVVVVVKAASTARNDVKHALMTIDSCPVKLMLLNQARTVSQDGYGYGYGYGYGYGYGSEGA; encoded by the coding sequence ATGAGCCTCATTGAACAAGCGGCGAAACGTCTCGAGCAGTTGCGCAAGGCTGGGGTTTCCGTACATGGTCCGACATCGGACGATGATCAAAGGCCAACGGACGCGGGCGCCGAGACCCGCGTGCCGAACGCCGCCGCATCGTTGGAAGCTGGCCCGTCCGCTCCGGTGGTCAGTGCCGCAGCGGCAACCCGGGGTGCGGCCCCGGTCGCCGTTGCGGCAACGGCGCCGCCACCGGCACCTGCGCCAGTGTCGCGGCGCGTCGAGATCGACCTGCAGGCGCTCGCGGCCCGCGGTCTGATGAGCCCCGATGCGCCACGCTCGCAACTGGCGGACCAGTTCCGCGTCGTCAAGCGGCCGCTGATCGCCAACGCCATGGGCCGAGGAGTTGCCCCTGTGAAGCGTGGCAACCTGATCATGGTGACCAGTGCGCTGTCGGGTGAGGGCAAGAGCTTCACGGCGATCAATCTGGCGATCAGTATCGCCATGGAACTCGACAATACGGTCATGCTGGTCGACGCCGATGTACCCAAGCCCTCGGTGTTGAAGATGCTGGGCGTTGAGCCGGCGCGCGGTCTGCTCGATGTGCTGACCGATCAGTCGGTGGAACTCTCGCAGGTGCTGCTGCGCACCAACGTCGAGAAGCTGAGCATCCTGCCAAGCGGTACGCAGCACGCCCGTGCAACCGAACTACTGGCCAGTGCGGCAATGGCGCAGATGCTTGACGAGATGGCCAGCCGCTATCCGGACCGGATCATCATTTTCGATTCACCGCCGCTGTTGATGACCACGGAGTCGCGGGTCCTGGCGAGTCACATGGGCCAGGTGGTGGTGGTGGTGAAGGCCGCAAGCACTGCCCGTAACGATGTCAAGCATGCTCTGATGACGATCGATTCGTGTCCGGTGAAGCTGATGCTGCTGAATCAGGCGCGGACAGTGTCACAGGACGGATATGGCTACGGTTATGGCTATGGGTACGGCTATGGTTACGGTTCAGAAGGTGCTTGA
- a CDS encoding XrtA system polysaccharide chain length determinant, producing MDELLRQAIAVLRGMWQRRWLGIIVAWIVGLASVVAVIVIPDKYEASARVYVDTQSILRPLMSGLVTQPNIDQQVNMLSRTLITRPNVEKLIRMADLDLKVQSRSDRESLIEGLMSSLKINNTSRDNIYTITYRDTNPESAKRVVQSLVSIFVESNLGDARKDTESARKFLDKEITQYEKRLEEAEARLKEFKIRNMATQSAEGKDYFARLTAAGALLEQSKLQLREAEQSRDTLKRHIVGDEPSLMPDPAQESIAGISVPELDARIDALQKNLDGLLQRYTDQHPDVVSARRLIKELEDQKRQEVAARRKAAATNPAASLSGNPAQQQLKLTLSEADANVAALRTRVAEYQTRYNRLAESAKMMPQIEAEFAQLNRDYEINKKNYEQLVQRRESASMGSEMENAAGVDFRLIDPPRASPKPVAPNRTLFLPLTLLLALGAGIAATFATSQLRPVFFDARSLRETSGLPLLGTVTLLVDDARKQRERKDMLRFAAACLTLIGAYGAGLLALFLISVRTA from the coding sequence ATGGATGAACTGCTTCGACAGGCTATCGCCGTCCTGCGCGGAATGTGGCAGCGCCGCTGGCTGGGGATCATCGTCGCTTGGATCGTGGGTCTCGCCAGCGTCGTGGCGGTGATTGTCATTCCCGACAAGTATGAGGCGTCGGCCCGTGTCTATGTCGACACGCAGTCGATCCTGCGACCCCTGATGTCGGGCTTGGTCACACAGCCCAACATCGACCAGCAGGTGAACATGCTGAGCCGCACCCTGATCACCCGTCCCAACGTCGAGAAGCTGATCAGAATGGCTGATCTCGATCTGAAGGTCCAGTCGCGGTCGGATCGCGAAAGTCTCATCGAAGGGCTGATGTCCTCGCTGAAGATCAACAACACGTCGCGGGACAACATCTATACGATCACCTATCGGGACACCAATCCGGAGAGCGCGAAGCGGGTAGTGCAGTCGCTGGTGTCGATCTTCGTCGAATCGAACCTGGGTGATGCGCGCAAGGACACGGAGTCGGCACGCAAGTTTCTCGACAAGGAGATCACGCAGTACGAGAAGAGGCTCGAGGAGGCGGAGGCGCGCCTGAAGGAGTTCAAGATCCGCAACATGGCGACCCAGAGCGCCGAGGGCAAGGACTACTTCGCGCGCTTGACTGCCGCTGGAGCACTGCTCGAGCAGAGCAAACTGCAGTTGCGCGAGGCCGAGCAGTCGCGCGACACGCTCAAGCGGCACATCGTCGGCGACGAGCCCTCGCTCATGCCGGACCCGGCGCAGGAATCCATCGCCGGCATCTCGGTTCCTGAACTGGATGCGCGCATCGATGCCTTGCAGAAGAACCTCGATGGGTTGCTGCAGCGCTACACCGACCAGCATCCCGATGTCGTCAGTGCGCGTCGTCTGATCAAGGAACTGGAGGACCAGAAACGGCAGGAGGTTGCTGCCCGTCGGAAGGCGGCAGCGACCAATCCGGCGGCGTCGCTGAGCGGCAACCCGGCACAGCAGCAGCTGAAGCTGACGCTCTCCGAGGCCGATGCGAACGTTGCCGCCCTGCGTACCCGCGTCGCCGAGTATCAGACCCGCTACAATCGTCTCGCCGAGTCAGCGAAAATGATGCCGCAGATCGAAGCCGAGTTTGCCCAGCTCAATCGCGACTACGAGATCAACAAGAAGAACTACGAACAACTGGTGCAGCGGCGTGAGTCGGCCAGCATGGGAAGCGAGATGGAGAACGCAGCAGGGGTGGATTTCCGGCTGATCGATCCGCCGCGGGCCTCGCCGAAACCGGTGGCACCAAACCGGACCCTCTTCCTGCCGTTGACCCTGCTGCTCGCCCTGGGCGCTGGCATCGCGGCCACCTTTGCCACGAGTCAGTTGCGCCCGGTCTTCTTCGATGCGCGGTCGTTGCGCGAAACGAGCGGCCTGCCGTTGCTGGGAACAGTGACGCTGCTGGTCGACGATGCGCGCAAGCAGCGCGAGAGGAAGGACATGCTGCGTTTCGCCGCAGCTTGCCTGACGCTGATCGGTGCCTATGGGGCTGGTCTGCTTGCGTTGTTTCTCATTTCCGTCCGTACTGCCTGA
- a CDS encoding XrtA/PEP-CTERM system exopolysaccharide export protein: MPKRLNAVIGVVLRWFVPAVTVALIAGCASPFPPAPVSAASSDYRYIIGPGDNVNIVVWRNPELSMSVPVRPDGLIAGPLIEDMQAMGKTPTALARDMEKALGTFIRDPIVTVIVTGFVGTQAEQIRVIGEAAKPQSLPYRQNMTLLDVMIAVGGLTDFADGNRASVLRVNPEGPSQQYGVRLTDLIRRGDVSANVDMKPGDVLIIPQSWF, encoded by the coding sequence ATGCCCAAGCGCCTGAACGCCGTAATTGGCGTTGTCCTTCGTTGGTTCGTGCCGGCCGTTACCGTAGCCTTGATCGCCGGTTGCGCCTCGCCGTTCCCCCCGGCGCCGGTCTCGGCAGCATCGTCGGACTATCGCTACATCATTGGTCCTGGCGATAACGTCAATATCGTCGTCTGGCGCAATCCGGAGCTTTCGATGTCGGTGCCTGTGCGTCCAGATGGACTCATTGCCGGTCCATTGATCGAGGACATGCAGGCGATGGGCAAGACGCCGACCGCTCTGGCGCGCGACATGGAGAAGGCACTCGGAACCTTCATCCGCGATCCGATCGTTACCGTCATCGTCACCGGTTTTGTCGGTACCCAGGCCGAACAGATCCGGGTCATCGGCGAGGCGGCCAAGCCGCAGTCGCTTCCCTACCGACAGAACATGACTCTGCTTGACGTGATGATCGCCGTTGGTGGCCTGACCGACTTCGCCGATGGCAATCGCGCGTCTGTCCTGCGCGTCAACCCCGAAGGACCGAGCCAGCAGTATGGCGTTCGCCTCACCGACCTGATTCGACGCGGAGATGTCTCGGCGAACGTCGACATGAAACCGGGTGATGTGCTGATCATCCCGCAGAGCTGGTTCTGA